The window GCGCACGATCAGAGTGATGATCCACCTCGCCCCCTGCGAGCCGGCCGCAAGTCTGGTCGGCCGGCGCCGCGTGTCGACTAGCGGTGAGACTTGCCCAGTCATGTTCCGGACTGACCGCGATCTCTGGCTAAATCGGATCGGGGCGCTCACCTAGAGGCTGTTATGAACCATGGACGATGGCTCTACTGGAGCCATTTTCGGATGATCGGCAGGAGACTTGCGATGAGCGTGGCTCAGCCACGGTCGAGCAAGTCGACGCACCGAGGGCCGAAAATGGCCCAGCCCCTACGGGGTTGCGGTGTGACGGCCGCCTGGTGCGTCGAAGCTTTTGCCAGTACGGACGTACTGGCTGCAAGCTCCTCCTGCCATCCGGCTCGTCACGCCGCAATAGAGCCGTCGTCCATGGTTCATAACAGCCTCTAGCACTACTTTGGTATTTCGCGGAACGCGATAGGGCCTTTGCGGATTCCACGCCGGGATGTGCCGGTGCGGGGTGGGCGTCATGGGCGATGGAGGAAACTGGCGGGCGGATCTGGATTGCTGGCTGGAGCCGTTCCTGGCGGAACTGAACCACGCGGCGCGGCGGACAATGTGCCCGCATTACATCGCCGGGCTGATCGGGCTGGGCGAGCGCAAAAGCATGCAGCCTATGGCGGCGCGCCAGGACGGGCTCAGCTACGACCGGCTGCAGCACTTCATCTCGGTCGGGCGCTGGGACGATGCTCCGCTCGCCCGCACGCTTCTGGCCGAGGCGGACCGCATGGTGGGCGGGCGCGACGCCGTGCTGGTGATCGACGATACGTCGCTGCCCAAGAAGGGACGGCACTCGGTCGGTGTAGCGCCGCAGTACCTGTCGACGCAGGGCAAAACCGGCAACTGCCAAGCGATGGTGTCGCTCACCTTGGCGCGGCGCGAGGTGCCGGTGCTGCTCGGGCTGCGGCTGTTTCTGCCCACGACATGGACCGACGACGCGACCCGCATGGCCCGGGCGGGCGTGCCCGAGGCGGCGCGGGCGCCGCGCACCAAGCCTGAGATCGCGCTGGGCGAGGTGGACCGCGTCAGGGCCGCAGGGGTGCGCTTCGGCCTTGTGCTGGCCGACGCGGGCTACGGCTGCAGCGCGACGTTCCGGGCGGGACTGAGCGCGCGAGGGCTCGCCTGGGCAGTCGGCGTGCCGTCCAACGTCAAAGTCTATCCGGCCGACGTGAAACTGCTGCCGGCCGAGCCGAAGCCGGGGCGCCCGTCTGACTTCCTGCTCCCGACACGGCGTCGGAACCGGCCGAAGCCGTGCTGGGGCGGGCCAGGTGGTGTTCGGTGACATGGCGCTCGGGCACCAAGGGACGGCTGAAGGCGCGCTTTGCCGCCGCGCGGGTGCGCGTCGCGGACGGCCCCACGCGGCGCATCGGCGGCAAGGCGAACCAGCACCTGCCCGGCGACGAGGAGGTGTGGTTGGTAGGCGAGCATCGCGCCTCGGGCGAGCGGAAGTTCTACCTGTCGAACCTGCCGCCGAAGGCCAGCCTGCGTCGCCTGGCGAGTGCCATCAAGGCGCGCTGGGTGTGCGAACAGGCGCACCAGCAGGTGAAGGAGGAACTGGGCCTCGACCATTTTGAAGGCCGGTCCTGGACGGGGCTGCACCGACACGCGCTGATGACCATGCTGGCCTACGCGTTCCTGCAGCACCGACGGCTCGCCCGAGCGGGGCGGGGAAAAAAAGCTGAAGGCGGGCCTGCCACCGCCTCAGCCGACCCTTCCGGCCGTACGCCGGGCCATGCTGGACAGCCTGGGCCGGCACCTCACGCGATGCCCGCATTGCGATCGGCTCCTCAACCGCGCATCATCGAGTTGAACGTGCCAAAGTAGTGCTAGGATCTCCGCTTCCAAGATGCGGCGTAACCCGCACGAGCACCTCCCACGCGCTCATCACCACCGCCACGGTGCGCAGGTCGAAGCCGTGTTTCGTCAACGCGGACGAGGTGAGCAGCCGCAGGAGCGCAGCGGCGAGGTCGGGCGCCGCTGCCATGAGGCGCGCATCGGCAAGGCGCTGGATGCCGGTCGCGAGGTGCAGCGGGCAGTCGCCCGCCGCCATCAACCGGTTCTGGCGAATGAGGTAGGGCCAACCGCCGGGCCGGTCCTCGGTCGCCGGCTCGACCCCGAGCATCGCTTCGCCAGCCGAAGCACCCTCGCCTGCCTCGCCCCGGACGAGCCAAGGACCGGCGGTCGGGATGTCGGCCGCCCGCAGTCGCGGCGCGGCCACCTCAGTACTCCTCGGCAAGCATGAGGGTCAGCACGCGCACCGTAACGGCCGGGTCGGCCGCATCGGGCGAGTGCAGGCGTAGCGAGCGGTCGTAGGGGTCGATCTTCCAGAACGCGCGCACCTCGCCAATGTCGACGACGCCGAAATCGTGCTCGCCGTAGGGATCATTGTCAGCGTCAAACCGATCGAAGGTCCGCACCGCCGCGATGACCTCGGCCCGCACGCGGTCGGGCAGCGCACCGACCCCGGCCGTCAGGGTGACGCGCCCGCCGGTGAAGCTCTGGCGGAAGGCATCGTTCAGGCGCCGGATCGCGACCGTGTGCTCGGATTCCATGCTGCTCTCGGCCGCCTCAAGCTGAAGATTGTTCATGTTTTGTTCTCACTTCAGGGTGGCGGCGATGGCGGGCGGCAGCAGGGCGAGGTGCTCGCGGTGCCGGACGATGGGCGGCTCGCCGGCATAGCCCTCCCCCACCCAGCGCAGTTGCAGCAGCGCCGGCCCTTTCAGGGCCGTGACCTCGGCGAGGTACCAGACCTCGGGTTGGTTTTCCTCGGCCGCGAGGCACCGGTGCCCGACGGTCAGCGCATCGCGGTCGGCGGGCGGCGTCGCTGGGCCGGGGGCGGCCTTCTCAACAGCCGGCTTGCCGTCACTCGCCTTTTGCGTCGGACGGCCGCCCCCGGCCTTGCGCGGGCCCGTGGCGGGCGCCTCGGCTTCGGACGGCCGAGCCGGCGTGAAGGCGCCGGGTGTCGCGGCGAGTTGGTCGAAGAGCGCGCCCTTGACGAACGGCACGAAGGCCCGCCCGCTCTCGAACACCCGCCCGGCCGCCAACTTGGCGCCGAGCTCCCGATGCTCGCTCGTTTCGAGCCGCAGCACCTGCATGCCCATCAGCCCGGCCGCCAGCTCGGCCAGGGTGGCGTCCTTCGCTTCGAAGCGCGAAGCGTGCGGCTTGCCGCCCTCGTCGCGGCCGAAGACGGCGAGGGCGCAGGCCGGAGGCGCGGCGCCGGGCTCGGGGTTGGCACTGGCTATGTTGTCGTTCATGGCTGACATCCAGATGTGCGAAAGGCCCCGGGTGGGGCCTTGAGGGTGGGCGGACGGAGCGATCGGTCGGCGGCGCGAGCCGGGGTTGACGGGTGGTGGCTGGCTCATGCTCGGCACTCGACCGCGGGGGTGAAAGTCGCAGGTCAACGCCTGCAACCATTGTCGGTATATACTATCTTTAGTTGCATGTCAAGCCAGGGTTGCAGAGCGCAGCGCAACCCGGTCGCAATCTGGGCCAGTCGGGCAGAAGCGCAGGCGGCAGGGGTGACAGTCGTCGAC is drawn from Lichenibacterium dinghuense and contains these coding sequences:
- a CDS encoding DUF3768 domain-containing protein, with product MNNLQLEAAESSMESEHTVAIRRLNDAFRQSFTGGRVTLTAGVGALPDRVRAEVIAAVRTFDRFDADNDPYGEHDFGVVDIGEVRAFWKIDPYDRSLRLHSPDAADPAVTVRVLTLMLAEEY